The genomic window TGCGGGCGGAACAGGGCGAAATCGCCATCCGCGCGCGCCCTTTCCCAGGCGCGTCCGGCAAGCACCGAGATTTCATCCTGGCGCCGCAACAGGGCGGACGGTACGCCCAGATGCCATTTGCGGGCGGCAAGCACGGCCTCGGCGGCGCCGCGCTCGCGGTCATCAGCGGTTTGCGCGAGCATGTCTTCGGCGGCATCTGCCATTGCAGGATCGAGCAGCATTTCGCGCGCCTTGGCCTTCAGCGTGGCGATCTGCTGGCCCCGGGTCTCGGCCCCGCCGGCGGGCATCATCACCCGCGCATCCCATTGCAGCAGGTTGACGGCTGAGAGAAGGTCATTGATTTCGGCGATGCGGTTTGTGAACGCGTTCATGCTGCCTCCGGTTTTGCTGTGGCGCCGGTGCCGCCGTCATTGAGGTGGCAGGCAACCGATGCCGTTCCACCTTCCGCCGGCTCCAGACGCGGCAGTTCGATCTTGCATCGCGGCCCGGCCATCGGACAGCGCGGATGGAATGCGCAGCCTTTCGGCGGGTTGAGCGGCGAGGGGATCTCGCCCTCGATCGGCTGGAACGAGCCGCGCCCCGCCCCAAGCTTCGGGATCGAGGCGAACAGCGCCTTCGTGTACGGGTGGCGCGGGGTGGCATAGAGCTCTTCCGCCGAGGCAAGCTCGACAATGCGGCCGAGATACATGATCGCCACACGGTCGCATACATGGCGGACGACCGAAAGGTCATGGCTGATGAAGACGGCGGTGAGATCGAGTTCGAGGCGCAGATCCATGAACAGGTTCAGCACCTGGGCCTGGATAGAAACATCGAGCGAGGCGACCGCCTCGTCCAGCACCAACAGTTCTGGCTCCATGGCGAGTGCGCGGGCGATTGCAACACGCTGGCGCTGGCCGCCGGAAAACTGGTGCGGCAGGCGGTCGGCGTAGGCACCCTCGAGGCCCACCTGCTGCAGCAGGCCGCGCACGCGGGCGCGCACCTTGTTCGCCTTGACGATATGGTGGATGCGCGGGCCTTCCGCGATCGTCTCGCCGACCTTCATGCGCGGATTGAGGCTTGCGAACGGATCCTGATGGATCATCTGCACCTTGGTGGTGAGTTTTTCGACATTGTTGCCGCGCTTGCGCGCAACGGGCGATCCGTTGAGAAAGACATGGCCATCGCTCGGCGTATAGATGCCGGAGATGATGCGGCCAAGCGTGGATTTGCCGCAGCCCGATTCCCCGACAAGGCCCAGAACCTCGCCTTCGGCGACGACCAGCGAGATGTCGGAAAGCGCGTGCACGGTTTCGCCCGAGGGCTTGCCGGCAATCCTGTTGATGCCCTGAATGATGAGGCCGGGCTTGCGGGTAAAGCGCTTGTGAACGCCTTCGATCGTCAGAAGCGGCTTTTTCATGGGGCCTCCACCGGGTGATGACAGGATACCGAATGGCTGCCGGCTTCGCTCACAGGCGGCTCTGTGGCGCAGATATCGGAAGCGCGCGGACAGCGCGGTCGGAAAGGACAGCCGGACGGCAGGTTGGCAAGCTGCGGCGTCGAGCCGGGGATCTGCGGCAGACGCGTTCCGGGTTCATGCAGGCTCGGTACGGAGCCGATCAGGCCCACCGTGTAGGGATGGCGCGGGGCGGAGATCACCTCTTCGGCGGCGCCGCGCTCGACGATCCGGCCGGCATACATCACGCAGATATCATCGGCGAGGCTGGATATGACGGCAAGGTCATGGGTAACCCAGACGATGGCCGTCCCGGTCTCGTCGGCAAGCCTGCGCACCTCGGCGAGAATCTGGCTCTGGATCGAGACATCGAGGGCCGTCGTCGGCTCATCGGCGATGATCACCGCCGGGCGGTGCAGAAGCGCAGTGGCGATCGCCACGCGCTGGCGCATGCCGCCGGAAAGCTGGTGCGGATAGGCCTTCAGCCTTTCGCGGGCGGCGGGGATGCCGACGGTTTCCAGTGCCTGGCGGGCGCGCTCCCAGGCATCGCGCTTCGACATCTTCTCGTGTACGCGCACTGCCAACGCCATCTGGTCGCCGATCCGCAGGACGGGGTTCAACGTCATCATCGGGTCCTGGAACACCATCGCAACCTTGGAGCCGCGCAGCTTGCGCAGCGCCTCGGGCTTGAGCGCGCGCAGGTCCTGGCCTTCCACCAGAACCGCGCCGGCGGTGATGTGGCCGGGCTCTTCGACGAGGCCGATGATGGAAAAACCGGTGACGCTCTTGCCAGATCCGCTTTCGCCGACAAGGCCCATGATGCGGCCGCGCTCGACCGAGAAGCTGACATTGTTGACGGCGGTGACATCACCGCCGCGCGTTTCAAACCGGGTCGTCAGGCCCCGGACGTCCAGCGCTTTGGTCATCGGCTGCGCCTCGGGTCAAGAACGGTGCGGACCTGATCGCCGACCAGATTGATCGTCACCACCGTCACCATCAGAAAGAGACCCGGATAGATCGACAACCAGTAGCGATCCGTGTGGATATATTTGAAGCCGTTTGCAATCAGCGAGCCGAGCGAGGGCTCGGTCAAGGGCAGGCCGACGCCGAGGAAGGAGAGCGTCGCCTCCAATGCGATTGCGCTTGCGACCTGCACCGTGGCAACCACGATCAGCGGCGGCAGGACATTCGGCAGAAGATGGCGGAAGAGAACGCGGCCCGTGGGAAGCGGGGTCGAACGGGCGGCCTCGATATAGTCCTTGCCGCGCTCAACGGTCGCCGCGCCATGGGTGGTGCGGGCGAAATAGGCATATTGGGCAATCACCAGCGCCAGGATGATCTGGCCGACGCCCTGTCCGAGAACGGCAACCAGCACCAGCGCCAGCAGGATCGCCGGCATCGACAATTGCAGATCGACGATGCGCATCAGGAAGGATTCGATCCGGCCGCCGAAATAGGCCGCCGACAGACCGAGACATATGCCGACGACCAGCGCCAGCAGGCCGGCCGTAAGTCCGATGACGAAGCTGGTGCGCAATCCGTAAAAGATCGCCGACAGCATGTCGCGGCCGACATTGTCGGTGCCGAGAATATGGGTATAGCCGCCGGAGCCGACGGTTCCCGGCATCAGGAAAGCGTCCATCCAGTCGAGGTTTGCCATGTCATAGGGATCCTGCGGGGAGACCAGCGGCGCTGCAAACGATACGAACAGCAACAGCACGATCATGATCAGCGAGACGACGGCGACCGGAGAGCGGGCAAAGTCGGAGCAGAAATTGCGAAACCGGGCAGGGCGGGTTTCCACCGGCGCGGCCACGAGCGTTGCATCGGCCATCACTTGCCTCCTTTCAGTCGCACACGCGGATCGAGCCGGGCGTAGACGATGTCAACGACGAGATTGATGAGCACGAACAGGATCACCACGAGAACGAGATAGGTAACCATGACGGGGCGATCGAGCTGCAGGATACTGTCGATGATCAACTTGCCGATACCCGGCCAGTTGAAGACGCTTTCGGTGACGACGGCGAAGGCAAGCGTCGAGCCAAGCTCCAGACCGAAGACGGTGACGATCGGGATCGAGATGTTGCGCAGCACATGGTGGAATACGATCTGCCGGTCGGGCAGGCCCTGGGCGCGGGCGAATTTCACGTAATCCGTCTGCATCGCCTCGACCATGCCGGCGCGGGTAAGGCGAATGAGCAGCCCCATCATGAACAGCGACAGGTTGAAGGCCGGCATGATGACATGGCTCCAGCCATCCACGGTCGCAAGCGAGGTGCGCAAGCCGAAGATCGAGCCCACATCGCCACGTCCGCCCGATGGCAGCCAGCCGAGATTGACGGCAAAGGCCATGACCAGCAGCATGCCGATCCAGAAGGTGGGGACGGAAAAGCCGAGAACCGAGAGCGCCATGATCGCCCTGCCGGCCAGGCTGTTGGGGCGGTAGCCCGCATAAATGCCGGCCGGAATGCCGATCACGGTCGCGATCATCACGGCAACGAAGACCAGTTCGATGGTCGCCGGAAGCCTGGAGAACACCAGCTTGATGACCGACACATTGTAGACCATCGACGTGCCGAGATCGCCATGAACGACATTGGACAGAAAGGTCAGGTATTGATGCCAGAGCGGTTGGTCGAGTCCGTATTGTTCGATCAGCTTCTGGCGGATCGCCTGGGTCGCGCCGGGATCGATCATCACGTCAATCGGATTGCCGATGGCGTAGACGCCCAGAAACACGATGATCGACATTGCAAAGATGACGATAACGGCCTGCAGCAGCCGCTGGACGAGAAAGCCAAGCATCCGAGCCTCTTGGATTTTAGCATGCGCGTATTTGCGACGCGCTGAATATCGCACGAATGGCGCCGTCGGCCATCTGGCCGGTCATCATTCGCCGATGAGCGGCTGCGGCCAGCCCGGCCGCAGCCCGTGAACGCCCTGGCGCACGAGCGTTCGGCGCGCCGCCTTATTCGGCGGGCTTGATTTCGTAGGCGCGCGTTTCCTGGTCGACGCGCGGCATGATTTCGAGCGTGTCGGCGTCGGCGGCCCAGACGGTCTGCAGGATGACGGTCGGGATCAAAGCCCGGTCTTCCATGGCGATGTAGGAGGCATCCTCGTAGAGCTTCTTGCGCGCGTCGACGTCAAGCGTCTGGGTGCCCTCGTCGAAGACCTTGTCGAATTCCGGATTGGAATAGCCGGTTCGGTTGAAGTTGCCGAAGCCCTTTTCCGCGTCCTTGGTATGCGCCAGCGCACCGTAGGTATAAGCGGCCTCGCCGGTGAGCGTACCCCAGGCCGACATGGTCATCGTGTATTCCTCACGCGCGGCGGCGGGGAAGAAGACCGTGCCGTTCAGTGCCTGGGCGTTGACCTTCAGACCAAGGCGGGCCCACATCTGCGCCAGCGCTTCGCAGACCACGGCATCGCCGGGAACGCGGTTGTTGGTGCAGGTGAAGTCGATTTCGAAACCGTCCGGATAACCGGCTTCGGCCAGAAGCGCCTTGGCCTGCTCGAGGTCGTATTCGCGCTCGCCAAGCTTGTCGGAATAACCGAAGAAGCCTTCCGGCATCAGCTGGTTGGCCGGGCTGCCGAGGCCTTCCAGCACGACATTGACCAGAACGTCACGGTTGATGGCGAGGTCGAGCGCCTTCCTGACGCGCAGGTCCTGCAGCGGGTTGCCGTCGACCGGCTCGCCGTTGATCGTGACCGGCTGCGGCTCCTCGTCCTTCACGCTGGGCGCAATGTTGAGGATGTAGATCGAGTCGGAGATGAAGGTTTCCAGGCTGTCGTCGTTCTGGAACGCCAGATAGTCGGACGCCGGAACATAGTTGATCAGGTCGACATCGCCGGAGCGCAGCGCGGCAACGCGGGCGGCGTCGTCGGGAATTTCGCGGCGGACAACTTTGTCCCATGCCGGCTTTTCGCCCCAGTATCCGTCAAAACGCTCGAGCACGAGGTCGCCCTTCGGCTCCCACGAAACGAATTTGTAAGGGCCGGTGCCGATGGCGGCTTCGCCGGAGTTGAATTCCTCGTTGCGGGCTTCCATGCCGGTTTCGGACGGCACGACGAAGAGACGCGTGAAGTCATTCGGCAGGGCAGGGGCCGTGCCCTTGGTGTGGACGCGCAGCGTGTAATCGTCGACGACTTCGACACTGTCGACATACTTGGTGTAGAGCGTCATCGGCATCGGGCCGGTGACTTCCGGGATGCGCTCGATGGAGAACTTGACGTCTTCGGCGGTGAAGTCCGAGCCGTCATGAAATTTCACGCCTTCGCGCAGCTTGAATTCCCAGGTCATGTCGTCGATCGGCTCCCAGCTTACAGCAAGGCCGGGCTTCAGCTGCAGCTTGTCGTCAACATCGACAACCGTGTCATAGATATGGCGGAGCGCTTCAGCCTGGCTGCCAAGCGTGGACCAGTGCGGGTCGATGGAATCAGGACCGGCGCGCAGGCCGATGATCAGGTCTTCGGCATAGACAGCGGGCGCAGCCGCCAGAATAGCCAGCGCCGCGACGGCGGATCTCAGGAATGATTTCGTCATATGTTTGTTCCCCTTTGTTTCATTATTCTGATACAGTAGGGCGCAAAAATTGATACAGTCAAGTCTGAGTTAATACAAAAATGCCGTTCGGTCATTCAAAAAATGTCAGATTGATGACTTGGCAGCCCGAGTGTTTTTATCCATTATAACACTATGACAGACACGCAGGCACAATTTGATCAGGCCATGGATCGTATCATTGAGGCCGTCGACCGTTCATCGACGGTTCCGGTTTCGGTTCAGTTGCGCGGCGCGCTGGAGTTCGGCATCGCTTCCGGCGACCTGCCATCGGGCGCGCGTCTGCCTTCGGTACGGTCTCTTGCGACCCGGTTGCGAATATCGCCGGTGACCGTCAGCACCGTTTATGCCGCATTGCAGGAGGTCGGCAATATTGAAGGCCGGGTGGGCTCAGGCACGTTCGTGAAGAGCATGTCGCTTTCCGCCAATGCCGGCCGGCTGCGCGAACTCGATGTGAAGATTGCCGAACTGGTCGAGCTTTCCCGCGAGTGCGGGATCAACCCCTCCGAACTTGCCACGCGGGTGTCGATGATGTCGCGTCAGACGCACGTCAATATGCGACTTCTCATCCTCGGTAATTTCGTTGAGGCCACTGAAGCCTATGCGCGGGCGCTGCGCCCGCACCTGGCCGCCGGAGACCAGTTGTCGATCGCCACCATGGACGATCTTGCCAGCATCGATCCGCAACAGGTCGATCTCGTGATTTCGCCGCGCAGCCTTCTGGAGCCGGCGAAAGCGCATTTCACCGATACGCCCATTACCGGCGTTACCCTGATTCCCGATGAAGCCACGCGGGTCGCGCTTGCCTCGCTTTCGACCGATGCGCGCGTCGTCGGCTATTCATATTTCGATACATTCGTCACTATGATGAAAGCGGGTATCCGGCGTTTCGGGCCGCATATCACCGAATTGCAGATCGCGGTGCGCGGCGCGGCGGATGTGGAAGCGGCAATCGCCGCTGCCGATGTGCTGGTTTATGCGACCGGTGCGGACTATCTGCTCGAAACACTGCGTCCCGATCAGCAGGCATTTGAATATCGCCACACGCCCGATATCCACGCCGTGCGGAAGGAACTGCTTCCCACCATTGAGGCGTACAGAACAAAAATCCTGAAAAAACGGAGGGGCAACGTTGAAAATTTCCGAAAGCAACTGGTTTGAAATCGAAGAATACCTGAAGACGGATGACCGTTGCGTCCTGCCGCTGGGCAGTACCGAACAGCATGCCTGGCTCAGCCTGTCGGTCGACAGCATCCTTTCCGAAAAGGTCGCAGCCGATGCAGCCGCGCCGCTCGGCGTTCCGGTTTTTCCCGCGGTCGCATACGGGCTGACGCCCTATTTCATGGCGTTTCCGGGGTCGGTAACGCTGAAGCTTTCGACCTATGCGGCGCTCCTCTCCGATATCCTCGACAGTCTTTATGTCACTGGTTTTCGCCGCATTCTCATCGTCAACGGCCATGGCGGCAATACGCCGGTGCAGCCGGCGACCATGGAGTGGATGGAGCGCCACGAAGGCGCGCGCTGCCGCTTTCATGACTGGTGGCGGGCGCCGAAGACGATGGCGACCGTGCGCGAGATAGACCCCGTCGCAAGCCATGCAAGCTGGATGGAAAATTTCCCCTGGACGCGGCTCCCCGGTCGCGAAATGCCAGCCGAACAGAAGCCTTATGTCGATTTCGACCGGCTGCGCGATCGCAATTCCGCCGGCGTGCGCGAACTGATCGGCGACGGCAATTATGGCGGTTTCTATCAGCGCCCTGATGAAGACATGGAGCGCATCTGGACCGTCGCTGTAGAAGAGACGCGCGCTCTGATCGAAGGCGCGTGGGCATGAGTCATTCACCAATCCTGATCTGGGGCGCCGGCGCGATCGGCGGCGTCCTCGGCGCTTACTTCGCCCGCGCCGGCCATGATGTTCATATGGTCGATATCGTGCCGGAACATGTTGCCGCGATGCGCATAACGGGCCTTCGGATCGAAGGTCCGGTGGAAGAATTCACGCAGGTTTTGCCGGCCAGCACGCCCGATGAACTTGAAGGACAGTTCAGCCGCGTCTTTCTGGCGGTCAAGGCGCATCATACGGCCGATGCGCTCGACATGCTGGTTCCGCATCTGGCCAAGGGCGGCTATGTCGTTTCCGCCCAGAACGGCCTCAATGAGAAGGTGATTGCCGGGAAGATCGGCGCTGAAAATACGGTCGGCTGCTTTGTCAATTTCGGCGCCGACTGGCTGGAGCCGGGGCGCATTCTTTATGGCAATCGGGCCGCCGTCGCTGTCGGCGAACTCGATGGCACAATGACGCCGCGTGCCGCCGAGGTTCGGAAACTGCTTGCGCTGGTCGAGCCGGACGCGGTGGCGACCGACAATATCTGGGGCTATCTCTGGGGCAAGATGGGCTACGGCTCGCTGCTGTTCTGCACCGCGTTGACGCCCGATTCCATGTCGGATGCCATGGCGCGGCCCGAACACCGCGTGGTGTATGAAAGGCTCGGCCATGAAGTCATGACGCTTGCGGCCGCCGAAGGCGTCAGCCCGCTCGGCTTCAACGGGTTTGATCCGGTGGCCTTTCTAGCGGCTGACCCGGAAGGCATGCGCATCGCGCTCGACAGGATGGTGGCGCATAACCGCAAGACGGCCAAGACCCATTCCGGCATCTGGCGCGACCTAGCCGTGCGCAAACGCAAGACGGAAGTTGACGCGCAGATCGGCATCATGCTCCCGCTTGCGGCCTCACATGGAATTGCCGTTCCGGCTCTTTCAAAAATGGTCGGCCTTATCCACGATATCGAGGATGGAAAGCGGCCGCAATCTTCTGCGCTCGTTGACGAGATGGTGCCGCTGTGCGGCTAGATTTTAGCGGAAAAGTCTTTGCCGTCACCGGCGCGGCGATGGGCATCGGCACAGCGATTGCGCGTCAGTTGAAGGCCTCGGGCGCCGAGGTTGCTGCCATCGATATCGATGGTGCCGGAATGGCGTCGTTGGAAAGGGACGGCATCAGTCTACATCAGGGGGATCTCGGAACGCGAGACGGTGCGCATCAGGCAATCCGGTCGGTGCTTGCGCAATATGACCGGATCGACGGGCTTGTGACATCGGCCGGCGGCGTGCGCGGCCAGGCAGGCCGCCCGATCGAAGAGATCGGCGAGGATGACTGGCGCGTCATCTTTCAGGCCAATGTCGATGCCGCCATGTGGTGCGCGCAGGCCGTTGCTCCCGGCATGAAGGAGCGCGGCGCAGGCCGGATCATCACCATATCATCAGGCGCGGGCTTGCGGCCGAGCCTCACCGGTATCCAGGCCTATGCCAGCGCCAAGCATGCTCTCGTCGGCCTGACGAAACAACTGGCGCTCGAGCTCGGCCCCTTTGGCATCACGGTCAATTCCGTGGCGCCGGGTTTCATTCTTTCCAATCCGTCCACGGAAAAGCAATGGGCGGCCTTCGGGCCGGAGCGGCAGAAGGCGGTCATCAGCAGTATTCACATGCGCCGCCTTGGTCAGCCGGCCGATATTGCCAACGCCGTGACATTCCTGGCGTCGCCGCAAGCAAGCTGGATCAGCGGACAAATCCTTTCGGTCGATGGAGGCCATGCATGAGCGAACCCTATGAATGGGACGAGGCGACCTGGCGGGGCCGGGTCAATCAGGTGCGCGCGGGCAAGAGCCTGCTGCCGAAAAGCTGGCCGGGCGGCGCGCGCTGCGCCGTGGCGCTGAGCTTCGACAGCGACCACGAGACCAATGAACTGCGCGATGGCGGGCAGTCGCCGGCCCGCCTCAGCTGGGGCGAATTCGGTGCCCGACGCGGCATTCCGCGTATCCGCAAAGCGCTCGATCGCTACAGCGCAAAGGCGAGCTTCTTCGTGCCCGCCGTCTCCGCCCTGCTGCATCCGGAAGAACAGCGTTCGCTTGTGGGGGACGGCCACGAGATCGCGCTTCACGGCTGGATCCACGAGCGCAATGCACAGGTGCCCGCCGACAAGGAGCGCGAGCTGATGCTGCGGTCCGCCGATACGCTGGAAAAGATCACCGGCACCCGCCCCGTCGGCATGCGCACGCCCTCATGGGACTATTCCGACGCGACGCTGAAGATCGCACGTGAACTTGGCCTTCTCTATGACAGCTCGCTCTTCGCCGACGATGATCCCTACGAGATCCTCGACAATGGCGAGGCCACCGGCATTGTCGAACTGCCGGTCGAGTGGATCCGCGATGATGCCGTCTATTTCATGATGAACCGCTTTGGCGCCCAGCGCCCCTATACGCCGCCGACCGATGTTCTCGACATCTTCCGCCGTGAATTCGACGGGGCCTATGAGGAAGGCGGCATGTTCCTTCTGACCATGCATCCGCACATCACCGGGTATCGCTCGCGCATCTTCATCCTGGAAGAACTACTGTCCCACATCACCGCGAAGGGTGACTGCTGGATCGCCACCCATGCCGATATCGCCCGCTACTGCGCTCAGGAAGCCGGGCTGAAGGAGTAAACATGCGCTATTCTCTGGCGGTCCATGGCGGGGCCGGAACCATCCTGAAATCGACGATGACGCCTGAAAAGGAAGCGGCCTATCACGCGGGCCTCCGCCGCGCGCTTGAAGCGGGAGAGGCAGTCCTGAAGGATGGCGGCAGCGCGCTCGATGCGGTCACTCAGGCCGTCTGCGCACTGGAGGACGAGCCCCTTTTCAACGCCGGACGCGGCGCCGTCTTCACCGATCACGGCGAACAGGAAATGGATGCCGCCGTCATGGACGGGCGCGACCGCAGGGCCGGCGCCGTCGCCAGCATTTTCGGGCCGAAGAATCCGGTGCGCGCTGCCCGCGCGGTGATGGAGCACACGGTTCACGTTTGTATGACCGGGCCGAATGCGCTGGAAATTGCCCGCAAGGCCGGTGTCGAATTTGGCGACAAGGACTATTTCTTCACCGAGGCCCGCTGGAATGCGCTGCAGGAAACGCTGACAATGAAGGCGAAGGGCAAGGATGATAACGATCCGGCGCGCCGTCATGGCACGGTCGGCGCGGTTGCCTGCGACAAAGACGGCAATCTGGCAGCCGCCACCTCCACCGGCGGCTGGACCGGCAAGGCCAAGGGCCGCATTGGCGACACACCGATGATCGGCGCCGGAACCTATGCCGACAATGCCACCTGCGCGGTTTCCGGCACGGGCCACGGCGAAATCTTCATCCGCTGGACGGCAGCCTCCGAAATCGCGGCTCGCATGCGTTATGCCGGCGAAAGCCTCGAACAGGCCGCCAAACATGTGGTGATGGTCGATCTCGGAGAAAACGACGGCTCCGGCGGCGTCATCGCCGTTGATCGCGAAGGCAACATTACCCTGCCGTTCAATTCGGAAGGCATGTATCGCGGCCATGTCCGCGCCGGCGAGGAAGCTGTCACCGCGATCTATGGCGCATGACCCCGCTGCGGCTCCGGGTTCTCCGGCAAGAGTGATTTCCGGATGTTGGCGACTTCTGGTGCCGTCGTGTGGACCGGACATGGGACTTATGCCAACGGCCATTGAAAATGGCCGTTGGTCTTCTGTTTGCGAGTTGCCAAGTCACCAGGACAATTGGGAAAGTAGCCAGGTTGCCTTCTGGACATGGCGTTTGTCGGCCTCCGCTGACGAGGCAAGGACGGCGCAGAGCGTATGGCCGTAACACAGCCTGACACAAACACCTCGGGCCGATCGTCAGGTCTCCACCGTTTCGAAAGCGCTGCGGGCGTAGTGCTGGGCGATGACCGCGCAGATCATCAGTTGCATCTGGTGAAACAGCATCAGCGGCAGAACGATCGCGCCGACGCTTTGTCCGGCAAAGATCGCGCCGGCCATCGGGACGCCGCTTGCAAGGCTTTTCTTCGATCCGCAGAACACGATGGCGATCTCGTCGGCACGCGAAAAGCCGAGCGCCCGGCTGCCGAACATGGTCAGCGTCAGCACCACAGCCAGCATGACCGCGTTGATGATAACGAGTTCGCCTAGATCGGCGAGCGAGAGCTGCTGCCAGAGACCCTCGGCAACAGCCGTGGAAAAGGCGAGATAGACCACCATCAGGATCGAGCCGCGATCGACCGGCGACAGGATTTTCTTGTGGCCACGCACCCAGTCGCCGATCCACGGCATCAGGAGTTGGCCGACGATGAAGGGCACAAGCAGTTGCAGCAGGATCTGGTAGAGCGCATCGAAGGAAAACCCGCCATGTCCGCCTGCAGACAGCATGATACCGATCAGGAGCGGGGTCGCGAACATGCCGACGATGTTGGAGGCGGTGGCCGCGCAGATCGCCGCCGGAACATTGCCGCCGGCCATCGAGGTGAAGGCGATAGAGGACTGCACCGTGGATGGCAGCACGGCGATGAACAGGATGCCGGCCAGCATGCCATCTGGCAATTCGAACGGCAAAAGATGAGCGATGCCGAATCCCAACAGCGGGAAGATGCCGAACGTCGTCACGAGAATGGCGAGGTGCAGACGCCAGTGCAAAAGACCACCGATCACCACCTGGCGCGACAGTCTTGCGCCCTGGAGAAAAAACAGCAGCGCGATTGCGCATTTGGTGGCAATCGCGAACCAGTCCGCAGCCGTGCCGGCCACCGGCAGCAGTGAGGCCAGCGCCACGGTGGCGAGGAGGAGAAGCGTGAACTGATCGGGCAGAAAACGACGCATATCGGTCCTTGGGGGAATGTTTGCCTGTCAGCTTCAGCGCGCGCGCGGGTCAAGCGCATCGCGCAGGCCGTCGCCGAGAAGGTTGAAGGCA from Martelella sp. NC20 includes these protein-coding regions:
- a CDS encoding SDR family NAD(P)-dependent oxidoreductase, which codes for MRLDFSGKVFAVTGAAMGIGTAIARQLKASGAEVAAIDIDGAGMASLERDGISLHQGDLGTRDGAHQAIRSVLAQYDRIDGLVTSAGGVRGQAGRPIEEIGEDDWRVIFQANVDAAMWCAQAVAPGMKERGAGRIITISSGAGLRPSLTGIQAYASAKHALVGLTKQLALELGPFGITVNSVAPGFILSNPSTEKQWAAFGPERQKAVISSIHMRRLGQPADIANAVTFLASPQASWISGQILSVDGGHA
- a CDS encoding polysaccharide deacetylase family protein, producing MSEPYEWDEATWRGRVNQVRAGKSLLPKSWPGGARCAVALSFDSDHETNELRDGGQSPARLSWGEFGARRGIPRIRKALDRYSAKASFFVPAVSALLHPEEQRSLVGDGHEIALHGWIHERNAQVPADKERELMLRSADTLEKITGTRPVGMRTPSWDYSDATLKIARELGLLYDSSLFADDDPYEILDNGEATGIVELPVEWIRDDAVYFMMNRFGAQRPYTPPTDVLDIFRREFDGAYEEGGMFLLTMHPHITGYRSRIFILEELLSHITAKGDCWIATHADIARYCAQEAGLKE
- a CDS encoding bile acid:sodium symporter family protein, with the protein product MRRFLPDQFTLLLLATVALASLLPVAGTAADWFAIATKCAIALLFFLQGARLSRQVVIGGLLHWRLHLAILVTTFGIFPLLGFGIAHLLPFELPDGMLAGILFIAVLPSTVQSSIAFTSMAGGNVPAAICAATASNIVGMFATPLLIGIMLSAGGHGGFSFDALYQILLQLLVPFIVGQLLMPWIGDWVRGHKKILSPVDRGSILMVVYLAFSTAVAEGLWQQLSLADLGELVIINAVMLAVVLTLTMFGSRALGFSRADEIAIVFCGSKKSLASGVPMAGAIFAGQSVGAIVLPLMLFHQMQLMICAVIAQHYARSAFETVET
- a CDS encoding isoaspartyl peptidase/L-asparaginase family protein: MRYSLAVHGGAGTILKSTMTPEKEAAYHAGLRRALEAGEAVLKDGGSALDAVTQAVCALEDEPLFNAGRGAVFTDHGEQEMDAAVMDGRDRRAGAVASIFGPKNPVRAARAVMEHTVHVCMTGPNALEIARKAGVEFGDKDYFFTEARWNALQETLTMKAKGKDDNDPARRHGTVGAVACDKDGNLAAATSTGGWTGKAKGRIGDTPMIGAGTYADNATCAVSGTGHGEIFIRWTAASEIAARMRYAGESLEQAAKHVVMVDLGENDGSGGVIAVDREGNITLPFNSEGMYRGHVRAGEEAVTAIYGA